The nucleotide sequence TATTTTCAAGAAAACTTACAAAGATTTCATCGGAATCAAGCTGATCTATGCACCTTCTAGGGACTTCAATGACAGCCGTATGGAAGAATATTTAGCCAATGCTCGCCTGCTGAAGGTAGTACGGCATTATGTCAATCCTAATCCAAATGAAAGTTAATTTTACCACCTTCCCCGATAGCTGCACTATCCCAATTTCTTTGCTGGCTTCGATCTAAACACATTTGGAGATGAGTGCAATTTGCCGCATTTGGGACAGTCAACTCAGCTTTTAAAGATCGGCAAGGATAttgacttttattttcatGCGGGTGAGTCGCGATGTCCGGATAGCTTACGGACGGATGCGAATCTCATAGATGCCCTTTTGCTGGGCAGCAAACGGATCGGAAACTCCATAAATCTGCCCTTTCATCCGGAGATTATGATGGCCATGAAAAACCTTAAGATTGCCGTGGAGATCTGCCCGTTGTCCAATCATTATCTGCAGTACTTTAACGATTTCCGGCAACATCCAGCGGCGTATTTGATTGCCGCTGGTTTTCCCATTGTGATTGGTTCGGATTATCCGTGTTTCTGGAACTCAGCCCCCCTGACCGACGATTTCTATGTGGCCTTCGTGGGCGTGGTCAGTGGGTGGGGCAATCTGCGCCTGCTCAAACAGTTCGCCTTGAATTCGTTTCTGTACAGCTCCCTAAGCGAAAAGGAGAGGAATGTGGCCATAACCAAGTGGCGATGCAGATGGAACCGGTGGGTCAGGAACTTCGTCAACGGTAGTGGATACCAATGAGGGATGGGTGTCGAATGGGAGaatatttattgttttggggtatcaaaattaaataaaactgAATTGATTTTTAATGAACTTCCGTAAAACTAGAACTATGGCacctatatataaaataaaaggaaCTTTAAAATTAGTTTATTAATAACTCCTAAGGGCTCTAATGTTTATTAAAACAGTGCCGTAAAATAATCTCTCAAAAAAGTTCTAACTTTTATCTTTATATACTATTTTTGCAAGGTTTATTAATGGTTTACTAATCTCTATTTCACCTTTGTATTTGAGTTAGAAATTAACAGAAAATTGATAGCTGCAATATTGGTTTAACCACTTCTGATAAGCAAAATatgatttattatttaaaaggTAAGAGGTACCCCACTCGAatcaaatgcattttaaattgaacTTTCAGCTGGAAGTTGAAAGCATATATAAGGAAGGTACAGAGTAAACATATTTTGCTTCTATTTAAAAAGGTGCTTAAGAATGGGTTTATTTGCACTAGGGGCCTGTATCCGCTTTCTGGTTTATTGACAGTGCCCCATAAAATGACCAACAGCGCAGCACTCGAATGTCAGGGATATGCTCATGGCCAGGTTTAGGAAATCTAATCTGAAGCTACTCGTAAATCAAGTTGCCAGATTGTCGGCGATTAGCTGGTTAGCGGGTTGCCAACCCGCACGCGCAATTATCGCCTCTAGATCCATTCGAACGCGTGTTAAATCAAAGATAATGTCGAGCACCCATCTTTTCAGATAGGCCGCGAACATCGAAACCAAAATCGGAGCTCCTCAATCGCCGCAGACGTCAGTCGCTGAGTGGACCTAGTGGGGATCGGACCTAACCGAAACTACATCTCATCATCATGCTGCCCGTCATCCGTCGCAATCTTATCGCCTTGGGCCTGTGCGTCTGTCTTTGCTTTGGACCGGGATCGGTGGAATCACGCAGCCGGGCGAAGAACCTGGTTGATAGAAAGCTGGTGACGCTGTACGGCAGCACTCCCCACGTGGAGGCCCTTCTGGGGCCCGGACGTCCCACCCCGGACACCTACAAGACGCTGAGGAGTGCCTTCTTCCGGTATGAGGAGTCCCGAACCCTGGGTTATGATCTGGAGCTCACCACACGGGAGGCCAGGGCCAACGAGACCATTATGAAGGCCAAGTTGAACGAGTACGGAGAGGGTCTGGTTACCCCGCATCTCTTCAAGCCCGCTCAGCATATATTCGATGTGCTGGATGGCATCCGGAACACAGATCTCTTCAAGCTGCTGAAGAAAATGCCCAAGGGTGCCGTGCTCCATGCCCACGATACGGCTCTCTGCAGCACAGCGGCCATCATCAAGCTGACCTACTACGATAACCTTTGGTCCTGCCAGCAGGAAGGCGATCTTAGCGCCTCCGCTCTGAGGTTCTCCAGGGAGAAGCCACAGGCGCTAGAGGACTGCGATTGGAGTCTGCTGTCCGATGTGCGATCCAAGTACGGTGCCGACAAGGTCGACGAGTATCTGGCCGAGAGACTCACCCTGTATCCCACCAAGAAGTTCGAGGATAATAATGCCGCCTGGTCAACGTTCATGACCATTTTCGGTCTGCTCGACGGGCTGGTGATGTACGCCCCCGTCTGGGCGGACTACTACTACAATGCTCTGGAGGAGTTCTACGAGGATGGAGTGCTGTACCTGGAGTTCCGCTCCCTTGTGCCCGTGGTAAGTGGCCCTCATATACCAGAATCCATAAACTAATAAGTTCAGTGTTGGTTAATATGGTCTAAATTAATCCATTTATAcgatttgttttaattaacGATATCAAAAACAACATTATTTATTCGTTATATACAAACACACAAATTAGAGTCACAAAACTAGTACAATTAAGACCATGcatgttttaataatattcgATACTTTCTTGCAGCTTTACGACTTAGATGGCACTGAGTTCACTCCAATGGATACTGTGCGTATCTATGTGGAAACCCTGGAGAAGTTCAAGGACGCCCATCCCGATTTCATTGGATCCCGCATGATCTACGCACCCATTCGCAACACCAATTCAGAGGGAGTATCTGCCTATATCCAAACGATGAAAGAGATCAAGGTGAGACTACTTTAAAATTCCCGCTTAAGGGCAATTCTAACAGTATAATATTTTGACAGGATAAATACCCTGACTTTGTGGCTGGTTTCGATTTGGTGGGCCAGGAGGAGCTGGGACGTCCGTTGAGGGACTTCGTCGATGAGCTATTGACCATACCCGAGGATATTGACTTCTATTTCCATGCTGGAGAGACCAACTGGTTCGGTGCCTCTGTGGACGAGAACCTGATCGATGCCATTTTGCTCGGAACCAAGCGTATTGGTCATGGATTCGGCCTGGTCAAACATCCGGTGGTGCTGGACATGCTGAAGAAGCTGAATGTGGCCATTGAGGTGAACCCGATCTCGAATCAGGTGCTGCAGTTGGTCACGGACTTCCGCAACCATCCGTGCTCCCACTTCTTTGCCGATGGCTATCCGGTGGTCATTTCCTCGGACGATCCCTCCTTCTGGAAGGCCACGCCCCTGACGCACGATTTCTATATCGCCTTTTTGGGAATCGCGTCGCAGCACTCGGATTTGCGTCTCCTCAAGAAGTTGGCCCTGAACTCCATTCAGTACAGTTCGCTGACGGGAGATGCCCAGTTCGAGGCGCTGGAGAAGTGGCAGGTGAAGTGGGACCAGTTCATCGCCGATGTCAACGAGGAGGCCTCCAACCGAGGAAACCCCGGTCAGCAGATCGATTGACTAGCACGGGTGGTGACAGCGCTACTGGTCGCGATTTCGCTGATGACCTCCAACCTTTGGCGCTAGTCGGAAGAACCCCATCCGCCCGCTGCACCTACCACTCCACTCCAACTCAACCTCCGGCTGCAGCGGGTCCGAAGCATTGCATTCTCATCCGCATCCAATCAGAGCCATATCCATATCCACATCCTCAATATCTAACCGTTGTTGTAAGCTAATTGTTATGGACTAGTCCTTAGTTAGAAATAGGCTAATACCTTCCTGTAAACCCATGATATTCTGTGCCACGCCCCTGAAACAGTTGAAGGCTGAAATTCTCTTCTGTGCCGAAGGAAAAGCAATAAAGAACCCGTTTTAGTCGTAGCCGAAATACGAGTGCATGCAATTTATGTTCGATGCTCAAAGATGCCTGAACGTAATCGTAATGAGTTAGCAAGCCAAGCGGTTTCAAACACTTAGAGTTGAGCATGTGAGAgggaaactataaaaaaaatataattttaaaatttaaaaaaaaacgaccccaataatattttaaaactttaatagTGGTTTTTTAAATCTATAAGCGGTTCAAACTTCTCTAAAATGTGCTGAAAGTATGCTGTATAAATAGAGCACATTCCTTAAGTATTTGATATTGGGACTGCCAGACTGAAAACATAAAGTAGCATACTCTTAAGCACCTTTTTTAAGTGAATAGCCTTCAAATATGTTTCTTTTTGTAAATGAAACTGTGCATTAAAATGTCGAGTTTTACACTCTTATTTAagatacatttattttatcaGACTAATAACCTATATGAGTTTAAATACTAAACTGAAAGAGGAAGTAAGTTTCATGCCTCATAGTCATATCACGATTTAAACAGACTACAATTTCTCTTTCGTAGTTTACCAACCTATAACCTGTAACTTGCAGTCACGATGCCATCTCCATCGGGGGAGTGCACTCAAGGATTCATCCGCATAAATCTCTCATTGCCTTTGGCTGCGTCGAGGACGCAGAAAAGTGGATGCGAATTTTAATGAATATGCGCTATATGGTCGTTCAGGCCCCGTCCACGTCCACGTCCCCGTCCACCTATAACCGTCCACCCATGACCACCCATCACTCAGCCTCCTTTGAGCTGCGGATCGAGCCATCCGAATGCTGCAAATGTTTCAATTTTACGTGGCACTGTTTAGTGCTGCGGCTGCCGGCACAGGGTTCGATTTTGATTTGGCTAACGCCCGTAATGAGCCGGCGGAATTTTATGGGCCAGCTACGGATGCAGTCGGGTTCGATCCTGCAAACATGTACGCGACCATAAAATTGATGGGCCAGTGTAAGAGTGTGTGGATAAAGCAACCAGTGCTGCCAGCTTTTCCTAATAAACAAATGGCTTTTAGCTGGAAAAAGTATACAAATTAGAATCATTTGaactaacatttttaaattaggtacaaaattccagGAGCTCAAGGAAATATAATCTACTCCTTCTTAATTGGTATTCTAATAATCTattatctatctatctatctatctatctatctatctatataacGATTTCATGCCTACTATTTAAGAACGTTCGTGCTCAAAAAGTTCTCACATTGAGCACATTTtggatttaaatatattataattccCAACTTTTTATTCTGAAAGTGCTCGGtataaactaaaaatataaatattatgtaGATATATCTATTATGTAgatatatctatctatctataccTATTTATCTTACCAGCATATAATTAAAACCCAATTCATATAATTAATCATGCCTGCAACTTTCTTACTTTATTGTTAAATCGATCTAGTTTTTagtacaaatatttaatattttccatGCTTGGCGAAGTTTTGACACCGAAAATACTTGATTCAAGCACGAAATACTTTATTTTTGTTTCTAAGTGTACTGTTTAGTATTTGACCTGGTTAAGAAGAGCTCAAGACACTGAATTCTTTTTTAGGGCTTACCGAAATGATGgctgtttttaaaaatgcataaaatgccataaaaataaaagccaaAAAATAGCCAGTCGGACAGCACTCGGACTATATCTGCCACCGGCAGTGGCAGCCTCATCAATTTGATGTCGTGCACATTTAATGTGGTGTTGAGGGCGCGCGGATGCATAAAAAACCGAACCCGAACCCAGTCCGCGATCCAACGAGGCCATAAATTACTAATAAAAGTCGCATGGGAGTGTAGTTGACGGGGTCGCGGCTTTAGTGTCTTAAAGCGGAAATGCGTTGGGCGCCATTTTGTGCGTGGGGTGTGGAGTGTGGGAGGTGGCGCGGTGCTAACAAATGTGCGGCCTATTGACACATTCGGCGTGACACATTTCGTAGGGTAAATAAATTGTGTAAATCACATGTACGGCTAACGAAATCCCAACCAAATTCTTAATGAATCCCCGGGCCTAAAGGAGTGGCGAACCCAGGGAAATCGAGCCACAATGACTGTCATCAGACGTGTGGCCATTCCCGTTCGCCAGGCATCTACTAAAAACTCAAAGAAACTCAAACTCACAGCACGGCCTCTGTGATTCGGTCGCTGAGAAAACTCACGCCCACGGCATTCAAGACCCTTCGCCAGGCCATCGCCAAGGCAGAGCACTTGGGTACCATGGGTCAGATGATACGGCTAAACGATCGCGAACAGGAGGCCAACAAGGTGATCATGGCCGTCAAGAAAGAAGAAATCTCCAAGGGCATACTGGACCCGACCAAATTCACGCCGGGTCAGCACATCTTTAAGACCCTGACTGAGATACGCAAATCGCCGATctttaatttgatcaaaaagATGCCCAAGGGCGGAGTCCTCCATGCCCATGATACGGCGCTCTGCAGCACCAAATATCTAATAAGCCTGACTTATCGCGAGAATCTTTGGATCTGCACAGCGGATGAGGGCTGCAAGGCCATTGCTTTTCGATTTTCTAAGGAGAAACCCACTCAGAAACCCATGGAGAAGTGTAATTGGGAGCCGATGGCGGATTTCCGTGAACGACGGGGTGAAGACAATGTGACCCAATACCTCAGGCGAAGGTTCAGCATGTATCCCTTCTCCAAGTTTATCTCGAACAATCAAGCCTGGGCACACTTTATGGGCATCTTTATTCTGCTGGATGGCTTGCTCTGCCACGCCCCCATTTGGGCGGAGTACTACTACAACGCCCTCAAGGAGTTCTCCGAAGACGGGGTGCAATATCTAGAGCTTCGATCCCTACTGCCGCCGCTCTACTGCATCGATGGCGATATGCTAACCACCCGGGACACGGTGGCTATCTATAAATCGGAACTGGAACGCTTCAAGGCCGACCATCCAGATTTTATTGACTCCAAGCTGATATATGCCCCGCTGAGAGGAGTGGAGCCAAGTGTGGTGGAGGAGTATGTAAAGACAGCTGTGGAACTTAATGTAAGTTTTAATGACTATGAAATGAAGGCAAActtcataaatataaattttatatcttTAATTATACCTCTATACCTCTAAGTTCTAGACAGCTAAGAAGCTTTTCTTCCAGATATTTGGCATAGCAGATTCAAAATAAATCCAAGTATACCTAagtaaaagaaaatttatccatttttttaaacttgtGTATTATTTTGATTAGCATTGCTAAGTACGAACTCTAATAAATAAGATTGTACGTAGAGAAagttcatttttaaaaaccacatctataaaatttgtatgtTGTGTCTAATAAGGTCACACTCTTTGAATATCTTGCTTATCATAAAACTTACCTTTTACATTTCTTAATCAAGACACATACAAGAGAGTCCATATTTATATTACTTTTCTTATTGCActcatatatttattttattaaaaataatatgcGATTATGTTCGCCCTCTTCCCAATCAGAAAGAATTTCCGGATTTTATGGTGGGCTTTGATCTGGTGGGTCAGGAGGAGCTGGGTCGGCCACTGATTGACTTTGTGGAGCCCCTGCTGAAAATGCCCGAGCATATCAATTTCTACTTCCACGCGGGCGAGACGAACTGGTTTGGATCGCCCATCGATGAGAACCTGGTGGACGCCATTCTGATGGGCACCAAGCGGATCGGCCATGGCTTCGCCCTCACCAAGCACCCGATGATGATGCGGCTGGCCAAGCTGCTGGACATCGCCATCGAGGTGTGCCCCGTGTCGAACCAGGTGCTCCAGCTGGGCGTGGACTATCGGAACCACCCGGCGGCTCTGCTTTTGGCCGACAATGTGCCCATTGTGATATCCTCGGACGATCCGTCCTTTTGGCGCTGTGCCCCGCTGTCCCACGACTTCTACTTCGCCTTCCTGGGCATTGCCCCGATGAAGGCGGACCTGAGGTTCCTCAAAAGCCTGGCCGTAAACTCCATCCGGTACAGTGCCCTGGTGGGCGAGGAAAGGCAGGCGGGGTACCAGAAGTGGCTGAAAATGTGGAACCAGTGGATCGAGGATGTGGTGGCGAATAAGTGTGATTGAGGACCTCcccttaaataaatattaaacgcacttattttatattttcgcatttaatttatttgaatttcGCCTGCACACGGATAACTCTGACGCTAGCTAAGAGTTGACTTACATCGATACAATTGATATGGGTGATGGCTAAGCTTCGCTCGTTAAACGACCTAAATCAGAGAACTCGTTTCGGGATATTTTCGGGGGATATGTGTGGTTGGGGGGCATAACGAAACTATGACCGGGTCATGAGCCCGGGTCCTGTCCATTTTCATCCAGCTAAATTCTTTGTTCAAGCAGAGTCTTAGGCGTACGTGTAGATTCTGAATACAAGTGAGTATATAGCACAGTTATAACTTGAATGCACACGAATTTAGCATTTGCTCATTTGGTTTAGAATTGTTTAAGCCTTTTACATCTATgtctttaaaattattattaccATATACGTTATTATTGGGCAGCATTCCATTCAAATGATTTTCTGAAAATGTTCCTTttcatctttttttttgtcgcGCTTGTTTCGGTGTATAGATGcttgcaaaaatatttgtaatattCGGCCTGTGTTTGTTGTTTGCCCTTGGTTTAGTACTAACCCTATCGTTCACATACCTAAACTTACTGCCTCGATATGTTCAAATCCTAAGTATAACTTGCATCGCCTGTCCAATTTTCCTTTACAATCTTAACCATCCTTGGGGCCTTAAGTATCGCTATGCTGTACAAATCTTAAACGCTACTCTTCTCTATCTGCTATATCTTCATATATCTGTGACTCGGCCGATCGAGTTTTATTTCATGGCTTGCGTGGAAATCGTTTACGCTATGTGAGTTGCTGCCAgtgctgttgatgttgctgctgttgttgatgttgctgctgttcatgttgctgctgttgctgttgctgctgtcgaAGTTTTTCGGCCTTCCAACTGGATTCGCCCACACTCAGGGGATAGGGTATAATATCCGGCTGTTGTTCCGAGGACATGTTGTCCACATCGTTGTGGTCAACGTTGTTGCTGTTCTCgaccacatccacatccacatcctctCCGCTGCCCTTGTTGTAGCCAATATTGTTGTTGGTCGGCTCATTTGGTTCGCCATTAATTTCGTGGTTCCGGCCTGGGTTATTGTTTTCGTAATTGTAATAACCATATTTATTTGTGTTAGACATATTGTTGtcgctgttgctgctgttgctgttgctgctgtcggCGTTGCAATTCTGTGGGGCAGGCAAAAATAAGAAAAGGGAAAACCATAtgaaattttaatatatttaaataattaaaataaattctgGTCTCGTCCCCAGAGTATTTGTTATGCAGCGGTTTCTGAATTTTGTTCAGCTATTACTTTGACTATGAAAAACGTGGTTcaataagaaaaaaacaatGTCTATCACAATGATATGTTGCAAAAATGTGTTAGAAATGAAGAAATACTTTAAATTGACAAACTTCAAAGTGTTACTATTAGGCATAAGTATTTTGTCTAAACACAAAGTTAAGTGTACTCATAATTTGACCTTACTTCATGCATATTTGGCACCAGTGGaaagttaatttaaaaatcataaaaaatttttgcaaagAGATTTGTGCAgttctattattttttttgtgagaAACTTTTACATCAACACATGTTTTATTGCTCGCAAATTTTAAAGTGAattaagttcaaattatgagtcaatttaactttgtttttaaaatacttatGCCCACTAGAGTTTGTTTAACAATCAGTTTAAGtactataaataaaaatcgaggtatatttgtttcaatttatttaaaatttgataAGTACAAGTCTTTAAAACACTTTTAAGTAAATACAATATGCTTTTACTCCACGTGCACGCTATAATTATCTGTATAGTTTATAGGTTATTTGTTTTGGTCGATTTAGTCAAGTGGTTTCAGCAAGGTAGATAAGGCGCCACAAGCACCGCAAGATGCACTTGAACCACTTGTTGCTATTGCAAAAATTACACAAACAATATCTTCCAAAGAAAACAATAGTAAAAGCAATTACATTTTACATGTATGGTTAAGAACAACAAACAATGATAAACTGACATTTGATATGAGAACCCTTGTTACATTTAACTTTACAAGAGGCCAGATAAGCCCTAACCAAGTGCATACAAGGCAAATGTTTCCTGTGGGAAAATATACTATTTCAGTGAAGCATTTGAGCAAGAAATATGAACTGTCTGTTTGTTGGAGTCAAGAAATTTAATTGGGTCAATGTCTAGACAGATAATGGCAACCGCAAAAGGGCACGGACTCATTTGATATGATACCCAATGGCAAACATACCTATAAAAGGCTGCGTTTTATGCATTAGCTCACAATTTGAATTTCTGCAATTCAGCAAGTTAATCAAAAGCTTTCAAAAACCATGAGTGCCTGTGCAGCATCtacttttggaaaaacaaaGGAGACCGCCAGGATAGTCATTATCGGAGCTGGCGCCTCAGGGATCGCGGCTGCCACCAGACTCTTGGAACAGGGATTCAAGAATGTCCAGCTTTTCGAGGCGGAGGATCGCATTGGTGGTCGCATCAACACGATCCCATTCGCCAATAGCTTCATCGATCTGGGAGCCCAATGGTGTCATGGGGAAGAGGGCAATGTGGTCTTCGAGAAGGTCAAGGACCTGGATGTCCTCGATAGGACCGGTGATTTTGCCGTCTACTTTGTGCGCTCCAACAAGGAAATCCTCTCCGACGATCAGACCAAGGCTCTCAAGGAGTTCCAGGAGGAATTCGACATTAAGCCCGATTTTGAGGGATCCGTAGGTGACGCCATCATCGAAAGCTATTGGAAGGAGGTGGGCCAGCAGGTTTTCCCCAACGATAAGATCGTCGCCAAGGAGGCCCTGGACTGCATGAAGAAGGTTATTTGCTCTGAGGATGCCTGCGATTATCTCTCCGAACTTTCGCCCCGAAACTATCGGAATTTTGAAATGTGCGGAGGAGATCAGAATCTCAGCTGGCGGCGAAAAGGCTACTGGAAGTTCTTGAGCGTCATACTAAATTCTAACGAGAATCAGCCCGGTGACCAGGGAATCCTTAAGGGACACGTTCATCTCAACAGACGGATTGCTGAGATCAATTGGTCGGGAGATGGTGAATTGACCCTTCGCTGCTGGAACGGTCAGTTAGTCTCAGCGGATCATGTGATTTGTACCGTCTCCCTGGGAGTTCTCAAGGAGAAGCACAAGAAGCTCTTCGTGCCGGCTCTTCCGGCTGCCAAGGTAAGGTCCATCGAGGGTCTTAAACTAGGCACTGTGGACAAGTTTCTCCTGGAGTTCGAGGAGCAGCCGTTACCGGAGAACATGAGGGGCGTCGCCTTCCTTTGGCTGGAGGAAGATCTAAAGGAGCTTCGAGGTGGCGAGTTCTTCTGGCTGGAGAGCGTCTGCAGCTTCCATCGTGTGGATCGCCAACCGCTTTTGCTAGAGGGTTGGATCATCGGGGCTCATGCCCGGTATATGGAAACCCTCAGCGACGAAAAGGTCCTCGAGGGTCTGCAGTGGCTCTTCAGGAAATTCCTCAAGTTCAACGTGCCCCATCCCAAAAACTTCTTGCGCTCTCAGTGGCACTCCAATCCGAACTTCCGGGGCAGCTATAGCTTTTACCCCACCTATGCCGATGAACTACGCACGGGACGCACCGATTTGGGATCCCCTTTGCTGCATGTCTCGGgaagacccaggatccagttCGCCGGAGAGGCTTCTAGCCGTAAGCACTTCTCTACGGTACATGGAGCCACAGAGTCTGGATGGCGCGAAGCAGATCGTCTCAATGAGTTCTACAAAGGGCGAGCTGAAAACTAAGGCAACCTCAAGTggaacttaaaaaaatgtcgcaaAAGCAAGCTCTTTCTcgaaaacaattaaaacaatttaattgtACATGTAACCAAATGGTTCATTAATTGGCATTTGTTCTGTACCACcaaaatctttaaatttttcaaaacacaaaaatagattacatatatatttccTTTGGCATATAAACTATTCAACCCAAAAACAGTATAGCCCTCGTTTAGTTGGTTTAAAATCGATAGAAAAGTCATAGAATCTCTGAAATATTCTGCTGCTTTCTAGGCAAATGTAATCAACGGAGAGAAGCAATTCCTATAACGTATTTCTAACACCTCAAACAACCCGAAAACTTCTTGCGACACTCGAAACATTTACATTTTCACTCACCACTTCACCACCCAATCAAAATTCTTAGGTAAATAGCACTCCCGAATACAGAACTATAATTTCAAGGAATTTAATCTACTCAACGCAAGGGTGTGCCATCGTGCCTCTGCATAAAGAAATCCCAACTAAACCCATTTAATCCCGTGGCAAGTGAGTTAGTTGTACAATTAAGCCGAATGTTCCACTCCCAGCTATGTCAAGAGTGCCAGTTCCAACTGTCAGCCACTCACTATATCCATCTGGATCACCATTCCATTCCCCTAACCAGTCGCCATTGCAATCAGCAAACACAGAGAAATACTTTGCCAGTCATAACAACCATTACCTGGGCCATAACACAAGTCCGGCAAAGAACAGACACAGAAACAGGAACAGGACGACTGCTCT is from Drosophila suzukii chromosome 3, CBGP_Dsuzu_IsoJpt1.0, whole genome shotgun sequence and encodes:
- the Adgf-A gene encoding adenosine deaminase 2-A; this encodes MLPVIRRNLIALGLCVCLCFGPGSVESRSRAKNLVDRKLVTLYGSTPHVEALLGPGRPTPDTYKTLRSAFFRYEESRTLGYDLELTTREARANETIMKAKLNEYGEGLVTPHLFKPAQHIFDVLDGIRNTDLFKLLKKMPKGAVLHAHDTALCSTAAIIKLTYYDNLWSCQQEGDLSASALRFSREKPQALEDCDWSLLSDVRSKYGADKVDEYLAERLTLYPTKKFEDNNAAWSTFMTIFGLLDGLVMYAPVWADYYYNALEEFYEDGVLYLEFRSLVPVLYDLDGTEFTPMDTVRIYVETLEKFKDAHPDFIGSRMIYAPIRNTNSEGVSAYIQTMKEIKDKYPDFVAGFDLVGQEELGRPLRDFVDELLTIPEDIDFYFHAGETNWFGASVDENLIDAILLGTKRIGHGFGLVKHPVVLDMLKKLNVAIEVNPISNQVLQLVTDFRNHPCSHFFADGYPVVISSDDPSFWKATPLTHDFYIAFLGIASQHSDLRLLKKLALNSIQYSSLTGDAQFEALEKWQVKWDQFIADVNEEASNRGNPGQQID
- the Adgf-B gene encoding LOW QUALITY PROTEIN: adenosine deaminase 2 (The sequence of the model RefSeq protein was modified relative to this genomic sequence to represent the inferred CDS: deleted 2 bases in 1 codon) gives rise to the protein MTVIRRVAIPVRQASTKNSKTQTHSTASVIRSLRKLTPTAFKTLRQAIAKAEHLGTMGQMIRLNDREQEANKVIMAVKKEEISKGILDPTKFTPGQHIFKTLTEIRKSPIFNLIKKMPKGGVLHAHDTALCSTKYLISLTYRENLWICTADEGCKAIAFRFSKEKPTQKPMEKCNWEPMADFRERRGEDNVTQYLRRRFSMYPFSKFISNNQAWAHFMGIFILLDGLLCHAPIWAEYYYNALKEFSEDGVQYLELRSLLPPLYCIDGDMLTTRDTVAIYKSELERFKADHPDFIDSKLIYAPLRGVEPSVVEEYVKTAVELNKEFPDFMVGFDLVGQEELGRPLIDFVEPLLKMPEHINFYFHAGETNWFGSPIDENLVDAILMGTKRIGHGFALTKHPMMMRLAKLLDIAIEVCPVSNQVLQLGVDYRNHPAALLLADNVPIVISSDDPSFWRCAPLSHDFYFAFLGIAPMKADLRFLKSLAVNSIRYSALVGEERQAGYQKWLKMWNQWIEDVVANKCD
- the LOC108019406 gene encoding spermine oxidase produces the protein MSACAASTFGKTKETARIVIIGAGASGIAAATRLLEQGFKNVQLFEAEDRIGGRINTIPFANSFIDLGAQWCHGEEGNVVFEKVKDLDVLDRTGDFAVYFVRSNKEILSDDQTKALKEFQEEFDIKPDFEGSVGDAIIESYWKEVGQQVFPNDKIVAKEALDCMKKVICSEDACDYLSELSPRNYRNFEMCGGDQNLSWRRKGYWKFLSVILNSNENQPGDQGILKGHVHLNRRIAEINWSGDGELTLRCWNGQLVSADHVICTVSLGVLKEKHKKLFVPALPAAKVRSIEGLKLGTVDKFLLEFEEQPLPENMRGVAFLWLEEDLKELRGGEFFWLESVCSFHRVDRQPLLLEGWIIGAHARYMETLSDEKVLEGLQWLFRKFLKFNVPHPKNFLRSQWHSNPNFRGSYSFYPTYADELRTGRTDLGSPLLHVSGRPRIQFAGEASSRKHFSTVHGATESGWREADRLNEFYKGRAEN